One genomic region from Apodemus sylvaticus chromosome 1, mApoSyl1.1, whole genome shotgun sequence encodes:
- the Nkx6-2 gene encoding homeobox protein Nkx-6.2, translated as MDANRPGAFVLSSAPLAALHNMAEMKTSLFPYALQGPAGFKTPALGSLGAQLPLGTPHGISDILGRPVGAAGGGLLGSLPRLNGLASSAGVYFGPAAAVARGYPKPLAELPGRPPIFWPGVVQGSPWRDPRLAGSAQAGGVLDKDGKKKHSRPTFSGQQIFALEKTFEQTKYLAGPERARLAYSLGMTESQVKVWFQNRRTKWRKRHAAEMASAKKKQDSDAEKLKVGGSDAEDDDEYNRPLDPNSDDEKITRLLKKHKPSNLALVSPCGGSAGDAL; from the exons ATGGACGCTAACCGCCCGGGCGCGTTTGTGCTGAGCAGCGCGCCTTTAGCCGCGCTGCACAACATGGCTGAGATGAAGACGTCGCTGTTCCCCTACGCGCTGCAGGGCCCGGCGGGCTTCAAGACACCCGCCCTAGGCAGCCTTGGTGCGCAGTTGCCTCTAGGCACTCCGCATGGCATCAGCGACATCCTGGGAAGGCCGGTGGGCGCAGCGGGTGGCGGCCTCCTAGGAAGTCTGCCCCGTCTCAACGGGCTCGCCTCGTCCGCAGGTGTCTACTTCGGGCCCGCAGCCGCCGTGGCTCGGGGCTACCCTAAGCCGCTGGCGGAACTGCCTGGGCGCCCGCCCATCTTCTGGCCTGGGGTGGTGCAGGGCTCTCCCTGGAGGGACCCGCGACTGGCCGGCTCGG CCCAAGCCGGCGGGGTCCTGGATAAGGATGGTAAGAAGAAACACTCGCGGCCGACTTTCTCCGGCCAGCAGATCTTCGCGCTGGAGAAGACTTTCGAGCAGACCAAGTATTTGGCAGGCCCAGAGCGCGCGCGGCTTGCCTACTCTCTGGGTATGACCGAGAGCCAGGTGAAG GTGTGGTTCCAGAATCGGCGGACCAAGTGGCGCAAGCGACACGCGGCAGAGATGGCATCGGCTAAAAAGAAGCAGGACTCGGATGCCGAGAAGCTGAAGGTGGGTGGCTCGGACGCAGAGGACGATGACGAGTACAACCGGCCCCTGGACCCCAACTCCGATGACGAGAAGATCACACGACTTCTCAAAAAGCACAAACCCTCGAACTTGGCGCTTGTTAGCCCGTGTGGCGGCAGCGCGGGGGACGCCTTGTGA